One Podarcis muralis chromosome 1, rPodMur119.hap1.1, whole genome shotgun sequence genomic window carries:
- the LRRC10B gene encoding leucine-rich repeat-containing protein 10B, with amino-acid sequence MRMGSGGSSGREERLPSAAEEQLSGGDQMLELSGRHLKKLPLPVCALGTLQKLYISGTGITELPEEIEGLQELRILALDFNKLEEVPEALCRLPNLTRLYLGSNRLFGLPAEFCQLTTLRCLWIESNYLYHFPRVLLQMPWLQSLQMGDNRLKTLPNGLPRMRGLRGLWLYGNRFEEFPKSLLRMTQLHILDLDRNKLTEFPDLSHLRRLRLFSYDHNPVEAPPNVADTVLVVGEGAQEFLEAREERLQALREQEEEEEQEENESEVLQAQMKNDSSMLDDGEGSYCARECSPEET; translated from the coding sequence ATGAGGATGGGCAGTGGCGGGTCCTCGGGGAGGGAGGAGCGGCTGCCCTCAGCTGCCGAAGAGCAGCTGAGCGGCGGGGATCAGATGCTGGAGCTCTCGGGGCGCCACTTGAAGAAACTGCCCTTGCCAGTCTGTGCCCTGGGCACCCTGCAGAAGCTGTACATCAGTGGCACGGGGATAACGGAGCTGCCTGAGGAGATCGAAGGGCTGCAGGAGCTGCGTATCCTGGCCCTGGACTTCAACAAGCTGGAGGAAGTGCCCGAGGCCCTGTGTCGCCTGCCCAACCTGACCCGCCTCTATCTGGGCAGCAACCGCCTCTTTGGGCTTCCCGCAGAATTCTGCCAGCTCACCACTCTCCGTTGCCTGTGGATCGAGAGCAACTACTTGTACCACTTCCCTCGGGTTTTGCTTCAGATGCCTTGGCTGCAGTCCCTGCAGATGGGAGACAACCGGCTCAAAACACTGCCCAACGGCCTGCCACGCATGAGGGGACTTCGTGGGCTCTGGCTGTATGGGAACCGCTTTGAGGAGTTCCCCAAGTCTTTGCTTCGCATGACGCAGCTTCACATCCTCGACCTTGACCGCAACAAGCTGACTGAATTCCCTGACCTGAGCCACCTGCGGAGGCTTCGGCTCTTCTCCTACGACCACAATCCAGTGGAAGCACCACCCAATGTGGCTGACACAGTCCTGGTAGTGGGCGAAGGGGCTCAGGAGTTTCTGGAGGCTAGGGAGGAACGTCTCCAGGCCCTTcgggagcaggaagaagaagaagagcaggagGAGAATGAGTCTGAAGTTCTGCAGGCCCAGATGAAAAATGACTCCTCCATGTTGGATGATGGAGAGGGAAGTTACTGTGCCCGGGAATGTTCTCCAGAGGAGACATGA
- the SAXO4 gene encoding stabilizer of axonemal microtubules 4 isoform X3, translating into MVRSFWTSSSACYHQPASSAPLVGTGKPFVSKSTSVSSEKMGRLPLGIVSPYVKTSSGGCMDPMKFYCTSYGTAYGQAGFRPRTSIHSGAGYKTNYRPVVHYKPSLDKIDNPTVGKLLQDNYESTTTKHFQPLELPDGKYPLPWSVYQPGSGYVREKPLSFPTTKEVKKVHFDTADQGAQAITGLEPKHTPDLHKLYGRGSVDVEHARHGPHYMSTEYNSKYRFDIPGQPDFLQKKTIGAKEETGFTEGCLANPIMDKSQSSAPGVSITKTDYLPSSFAHGDEFLPVLSKGSERGSGFSRQNLGRTPTVPPDVEAPGPLSHSQFQGLQHQPQTQNNLLGREQVGHKEPTGFSLNNLKYVTPAHDPDLPNRFLTSYNSKFYENIPKGVDREGWTRGGIQPQQPGGFATNNHATDLGTDPNATETLRTIHPHVGRTITTVDPFYRDSPHDRRFAALHQTTVPN; encoded by the exons atggttCGTTCCTTTTGGACATCTAGTTCTGCTTGCTACCATCAGCCAGCAAGCAGTGCCCCGTTGGTTGGGACAG GGAAACCTTTCGTCAGTAAATCCACCTCTGTATCTTCAGAGAAGATGGGTCGTCTCCCCCTAGGGATTGTTTCTCCCTATGTAAAAACTAGCTCTGGTGGGTGTATGGACCCCATGAAATTCTACTGTACCAGCTATGGCACAGCTTATG GTCAAGCAGGGTTTCGTCCTCGGACCAGCATCCACTCTGGAGCAGGATACAAAACCAATTACCGTCCCGTCGTCCACTACAAGCCAAGCCTAGACAAAATAGATAATCCAACTGTGGG GAAGCTCCTTCAGGACAATTATGAATCGACAACAACCAAGCACTTCCAGCCTCTTGAGCTCCCAGATGGGAAATATCCTCTTCCCTGGAGTGTGTACCAGCCAGGGAGTGGGTATGTTCGAGaaaaacctctttctttccccacCACTAAAGAG GTCAAGAAAGTCCATTTTGACACAGCAGACCAGGGAGCCCAAGCTATAACAGGGTTGGAGCCTAAACATACCCCTGACCTGCACAAGTTGTATGGAAGAGGTTCTGTCGATGTGGAACATGCCAGACAT GGACCTCACTACATGTCCACGGAGTACAACTCAAAGTACCGCTTCGACATTCCAGGACAACCAG ATTTCCTGCAGAAGAAAACAATTGGAGCCAAAGAAGAGACTGGTTTTACTGAAGGTTGCCTGGCAAACCCCATTATGGACAAATCTCAG AGCAGCGCTCCAGGAGTCAGCATTACCAAGACAGATTATCTGCCATCTTCCTTTGCACAT GGTGATGAGTTCCTACCAGTCCTGTCAAAGGGTTCTGAGAGGGGATCTGGATTCAGTCGGCAGAATCTTGGCCGTACCCCA ACGGTTCCACCAGATGTAGAGGCACCAGGTCCCCTGAGCCACTCTCAGTTCCAAGGGCTTCAGCATCAACCTCAGACACAGAACAATCTTCTAGGTCGGGAACAAGTGGGTCACAAG GAACCaacaggattcagcctcaataaCCTTAAATATGTGACACCTGCACATGATCCAGATCTGCCCAACAGATTCCTGACTAGCTATAACTCCAA GTTTTATGAAAACATTCCAAAGGGAGTGGATAGGGAAGGCTGGACACGAGGAGGGATCCAGCCACAGCAGCCTGGTGGTTTTGCTACTAACAACCACGCCACTGACTTAGGCACTGACCCCAATGCCACAGAGACCTTGAGGACAATCCATCCTCATGTTGGCAG GACAATTACAACAGTTGATCCATTCTATCGTGATTCTCCCCATGACCGCCGCTTTGCTGCTCTCCATCAGACGACTGTGCCCAACTAA